A stretch of Primulina tabacum isolate GXHZ01 chromosome 13, ASM2559414v2, whole genome shotgun sequence DNA encodes these proteins:
- the LOC142522192 gene encoding peroxidase 42-like, which translates to MAFISKALFFLAIIYISSLSAFAENEDPGLVMNYYKDSCPQAEDIIKEQVRLLYKRHKNTAFSWLRNIFHDCFVESCDASLLLDSTRRVLSEKETDRSFGMRNFRYLETIKEALERECPGVVSCADILVLSARDGIASVGGPYIPLKTGRRDGRKSRADILEQYLPDHNESMSVVLERFAAIGIDTPGVVALLGSHSVGRTHCVKLVHRLYPEVDPALNPDHVEHMLYKCPDAIPDPKAVQYVRNDRGTPMKLDNNYYRNILDNKGLLIVDHQLATDKRTKPFVKKMAKSQDYFFSEFARAITTLSENNPLTGTKGEIRKQCNLANKLH; encoded by the exons ATGGCTTTCATTTCCAAAGCTCTCTTCTTCCTCGCGATCATCTACATTTCATCCCTCTCTGCTTTTGCAGAAAATGAAGATCCCGGCCTTGTCATGAACTATTACAAGGACTCTTGCCCTCAAGCTGAAGATATCATCAAAGAACAAGTCAGACTACTGTACAAACGCCACAAGAACACTGCTTTTTCGTGGCTTAGGAACATTTTCCACGACTGTTTCGTCGAG TCGTGTGATGCATCTTTACTGCTGGATTCAACGAGGAGGGTTTTGTCTGAAAAGGAGACAGATAGGAGTTTTGGGATGAGGAATTTCAGGTATCTTGAGACTATTAAAGAGGCTCTAGAGAGGGAATGCCCTGGTGTTGTTTCGTGCGCGGATATTCTTGTCTTGTCCGCTAGAGATGGCATTGCTTCT GTTGGAGGGCCATATATTCCCCTTAAAACTGGAAGAAGAGATGGTAGAAAAAGCCGAGCAGATATTCTTGAGCAGTACTTACCAGATCACAATGAGAGCATGAGTGTTGTACTCGAGCGTTTTGCTGCTATTGGAATTGATACCCCTGGAGTAGTTGCTTTACTTG GCTCTCACAGTGTCGGCAGAACCCACTGTGTAAAACTGGTGCACCGTCTATACCCGGAGGTGGATCCAGCACTGAACCCTGATCATGTTGAGCACATGCTCTACAAGTGCCCCGATGCCATCCCGGATCCTAAGGCCGTGCAGTACGTGAGAAACGATCGTGGCACGCCAATGAAACTCGACAACAATTATTACAGAAACATATTGGACAACAAGGGCTTATTAATTGTGGATCACCAACTAGCCACAGACAAGAGAACCAAGCCCTTCGTCAAGAAAATGGCCAAGAGTCAAGATTACTTCTTCTCAGAGTTTGCTAGAGCCATCACCACTTTATCTGAGAACAACCCTCTCACAGGCACCAAGGGTGAAATCAGAAAACAATGCAATCTTGCCAATAAGCTCCATTAA